Proteins co-encoded in one Carcharodon carcharias isolate sCarCar2 chromosome 7, sCarCar2.pri, whole genome shotgun sequence genomic window:
- the chst6 gene encoding carbohydrate sulfotransferase 6 isoform X1, translating to MRVADAWEHCHLQVPLQVTHHPYLKIYHFPSLSLGQNSGIPFLTALWVFLQYMDCSGFKKIHTTLATIAMVRLTFVTTSIAVFVAIQTFALIVIYSRQKVHLSLSDEQNNKVHILILSSWRSGSSFVGQIFSQHPDVFYLMEPAWHVWVSMYQNSAKVLQMAVRDLIRSTFLCDMSVFNSYMRENRLVSDLFQWEVSRALCSPPTCDHYERTDLSNEEICKKHCNMSKFYKMEEACKTYNHVVIKEVRFFELMSLFPLLTDPSLNLKIIHLVRDPRAVIKSRDKSFHALMRDSGIVLNANGKPIEKDKAETSNYEVMKEVCRSHIQIHETATKQAPDFLKQRYMMVRYEDVVRDPLNEISAMYKFADLALTPKLKSWIYNITHGEGTGSAFKITSRNARTISQAWRTEVPFAKILKIQDICRGAMNVLGYRLVESEREQKLLSLDLVLPLKKYKFSWLSSDENPV from the exons atgagggtagcagatgcatgggaacactgccacctccaagttcccctccaagttacacaccatccttacttgaaaatatatcactttccttcactatcgctgggtcaaaattctggaattcccttcctaacagcactgtgggtgttcctacaatacatggattgcagcgggttcaagaag ATCCATACCACATTAGCAACCATCGCTATGGTGAGGCTAACCTTTGTAACTACAAGCATTGCTGTATTTGTGGCTATTCAGACATTTGCTTTAATCGTCATCTACTCTAGACAAAAGGTGCATTTATCCCTATCTGACGAACAGAATAACAAAGTTCATATCCTGATTCTTTCATCCTGGAGGTCAGGTTCTTCATTTGTGGGACAAATATTCAGTCAACACCCTGATGTCTTTTACTTAATGGAGcctgcctggcatgtgtgggtaagTATGTATCAGAACAGTGCAAAGGTCTTGCAAATGGCTGTTAGAGACCTTATACGATCTACATTCTTGTGTGACATGTCAGTATTTAATTCCTACATGCGTGAAAACAGACTGGTATCTGATTTGTTCCAATGGGAGGTCAGCAGAGCTCTTTGCTCACCACCTACATGTGACCATTATGAAAGGACAGACCTCAGCAATGAAGAAATATGCAAGAAACAttgcaacatgtcaaaattttaTAAAATGGAAGAAGCATGCAAAACATACAATCATGTTGTGATCAAGGAAGTGAGATTCTTTGAGTTAATGTCACTGTttcctctcctcactgatccCTCACTGAACCTCAAAATCATCCACCTTGTTAGAGACCCTAGGGCTGTCATTAAGTCCCGTGATAAATCATTTCATGCACTAATGCGAGACAGCGGTATTGTTTTGAATGCTAATGGTAAACCCATtgaaaaagacaaagctgaaacaTCAAATTATGAAGTCATGAAAGAAGTTTGCAGAAGTCACATACAGATTCATGAGACAGCGACCAAGCAAGCTCCAGACTTTCTGAAACAACGCTATATGATGGTGCGGTATGAAGACGTAGTAAGAGATCCACTCAATGAAATATCAGCAATGTATAAATTTGCTGATTTAGCTTTGACTCCAAAACTTAAGTCTTGGATATATAACATCACACACGGGGAAGGAACTGGATCAGCTTTCAAAATAACATCTAGGAATGCTAGAACCATATCACAGGCATGGAGGACTGAGGTGCCATTtgcaaagattttaaaaatacagGATATCTGTAGGGGAGCCATGAATGTGCTTGGATATCGACTAGTTGAATCTGAACGTGAACAGAAACTATTATCCCTAGATCTTGTCTTACCGCTGAAAAAATACAAGTTTAGCTGGTTGAGTTCTGATGAGAATCCAGTTTAA
- the chst6 gene encoding carbohydrate sulfotransferase 6 isoform X2, translating into MVRLTFVTTSIAVFVAIQTFALIVIYSRQKVHLSLSDEQNNKVHILILSSWRSGSSFVGQIFSQHPDVFYLMEPAWHVWVSMYQNSAKVLQMAVRDLIRSTFLCDMSVFNSYMRENRLVSDLFQWEVSRALCSPPTCDHYERTDLSNEEICKKHCNMSKFYKMEEACKTYNHVVIKEVRFFELMSLFPLLTDPSLNLKIIHLVRDPRAVIKSRDKSFHALMRDSGIVLNANGKPIEKDKAETSNYEVMKEVCRSHIQIHETATKQAPDFLKQRYMMVRYEDVVRDPLNEISAMYKFADLALTPKLKSWIYNITHGEGTGSAFKITSRNARTISQAWRTEVPFAKILKIQDICRGAMNVLGYRLVESEREQKLLSLDLVLPLKKYKFSWLSSDENPV; encoded by the coding sequence ATGGTGAGGCTAACCTTTGTAACTACAAGCATTGCTGTATTTGTGGCTATTCAGACATTTGCTTTAATCGTCATCTACTCTAGACAAAAGGTGCATTTATCCCTATCTGACGAACAGAATAACAAAGTTCATATCCTGATTCTTTCATCCTGGAGGTCAGGTTCTTCATTTGTGGGACAAATATTCAGTCAACACCCTGATGTCTTTTACTTAATGGAGcctgcctggcatgtgtgggtaagTATGTATCAGAACAGTGCAAAGGTCTTGCAAATGGCTGTTAGAGACCTTATACGATCTACATTCTTGTGTGACATGTCAGTATTTAATTCCTACATGCGTGAAAACAGACTGGTATCTGATTTGTTCCAATGGGAGGTCAGCAGAGCTCTTTGCTCACCACCTACATGTGACCATTATGAAAGGACAGACCTCAGCAATGAAGAAATATGCAAGAAACAttgcaacatgtcaaaattttaTAAAATGGAAGAAGCATGCAAAACATACAATCATGTTGTGATCAAGGAAGTGAGATTCTTTGAGTTAATGTCACTGTttcctctcctcactgatccCTCACTGAACCTCAAAATCATCCACCTTGTTAGAGACCCTAGGGCTGTCATTAAGTCCCGTGATAAATCATTTCATGCACTAATGCGAGACAGCGGTATTGTTTTGAATGCTAATGGTAAACCCATtgaaaaagacaaagctgaaacaTCAAATTATGAAGTCATGAAAGAAGTTTGCAGAAGTCACATACAGATTCATGAGACAGCGACCAAGCAAGCTCCAGACTTTCTGAAACAACGCTATATGATGGTGCGGTATGAAGACGTAGTAAGAGATCCACTCAATGAAATATCAGCAATGTATAAATTTGCTGATTTAGCTTTGACTCCAAAACTTAAGTCTTGGATATATAACATCACACACGGGGAAGGAACTGGATCAGCTTTCAAAATAACATCTAGGAATGCTAGAACCATATCACAGGCATGGAGGACTGAGGTGCCATTtgcaaagattttaaaaatacagGATATCTGTAGGGGAGCCATGAATGTGCTTGGATATCGACTAGTTGAATCTGAACGTGAACAGAAACTATTATCCCTAGATCTTGTCTTACCGCTGAAAAAATACAAGTTTAGCTGGTTGAGTTCTGATGAGAATCCAGTTTAA